A single window of Planktothrix serta PCC 8927 DNA harbors:
- a CDS encoding adenosine kinase has product MTEPKPFNVFGVGNALLDILALVEDNFIQTHDLNRGSMTLMDTIKQGKLLQQLESHPLELRCGGSAANTMIAIAQSGGTGIYSGKVSADTNGEFYQQDMVAAGIGFEIEPANSTEGPTGTCLVLTTPDAERTMCTHLGVSTTLAVTDINVDHLNQCQYSYIEGYLWDAPQPRQASIQTMEQSKRLGVKVAFTFSDMFLVERFGDDFRSVLTEYCDVLFCNADEVRHFCGNEDLEVCARQLGEKVDLVFMTNSDKGCFVVENQTLIHVPGFPVKPVDTVGAGDAFAGGVLYGLTNGLTTSQAARWGNYLGSQIVQIHGPRLPESQQDKLKQIIN; this is encoded by the coding sequence ATGACAGAACCCAAACCCTTTAATGTCTTTGGTGTTGGAAATGCCCTCCTCGATATTTTGGCATTAGTTGAGGATAATTTTATCCAAACCCATGACCTCAACCGAGGATCAATGACCCTGATGGATACGATCAAACAGGGGAAATTGTTACAACAATTGGAGAGCCATCCCCTAGAATTACGCTGTGGAGGTTCCGCCGCTAATACGATGATTGCGATCGCTCAAAGTGGAGGGACGGGAATTTATTCGGGTAAAGTTAGTGCGGATACCAATGGCGAATTTTATCAACAGGATATGGTCGCGGCTGGAATTGGGTTTGAAATCGAACCCGCTAATAGCACCGAAGGGCCAACGGGAACCTGTTTGGTGTTGACAACTCCCGACGCAGAACGAACGATGTGTACTCATTTGGGGGTTTCCACAACCTTAGCGGTGACGGATATTAATGTTGATCATTTGAATCAGTGTCAATACAGTTATATTGAAGGCTATTTGTGGGATGCACCCCAACCCCGTCAAGCCAGTATTCAAACGATGGAACAGTCGAAACGCTTAGGGGTAAAAGTAGCGTTTACCTTCTCCGATATGTTTTTAGTCGAACGGTTTGGGGATGATTTTCGCAGTGTTTTAACTGAGTATTGTGATGTGCTGTTTTGTAATGCAGATGAGGTGCGTCACTTCTGCGGTAACGAAGATTTAGAGGTTTGCGCCCGTCAGTTAGGAGAAAAAGTTGATCTTGTGTTCATGACGAATAGTGATAAAGGCTGTTTCGTGGTTGAAAACCAAACCCTGATTCATGTTCCAGGGTTTCCGGTCAAACCCGTTGATACTGTTGGGGCGGGAGATGCTTTTGCGGGTGGGGTATTATACGGACTCACCAACGGTTTAACGACCTCACAAGCCGCCCGTTGGGGAAATTATCTCGGTTCTCAAATCGTCCAAATTCACGGCCCCCGTTTACCCGAATCTCAACAGGATAAATTAAAGCAAATTATTAATTAG
- a CDS encoding bifunctional aminoglycoside phosphotransferase/ATP-binding protein: MTDSALPRLIQQMLEPDFYPHSVQEPIQLLQTHISFILLTGEYAYKIKKIVNFGFLDYSTLEKRCYFCEQELKMNQQQAPELYLEVLPIIEIGDRFQFSDNHDQAVEYALKMRQFPQEDLLIDLFNQDKLTMKEMEELGKAVADFHLKCPTNEQILKFGIIAQIRHSIDGNYQKTQKYIGCCQTQDQYEQTKQYTDSFFETHEAIFKSRIENRWIRECHGDLHLKNICIYQDKILLFDRIEFNQEFRFVDVIYDVAFVVMDLEGRGRADLGNRFLNTYIEQTGDWEGLQLLPFYLTRQAYVRAKVNSLILDDPAIAEEQKEIAKQEATQYYKLAWQYTRRSSGGIVMMSGLSGSGKSTTARKLSKQLNAIHIRSDAVRKHLANVPLYEKGEEEIYTPEMTEKTYKRLLELGLLLAKQGFWVILDAKYDQQERRGEVIETCNTHQLPLQIVECTAPMDILQDRLQQRQGDIADATVDLLTSQQAKSQPFTDYEKNYLTTIDTTQNIDQQWKKLY, from the coding sequence ATGACTGACTCTGCACTTCCTCGACTAATTCAACAAATGTTAGAACCGGATTTTTATCCCCATTCGGTACAAGAACCCATTCAACTCTTACAAACTCATATATCGTTTATTTTGTTAACGGGAGAGTATGCTTATAAAATTAAAAAAATCGTAAATTTTGGGTTTTTAGATTATTCCACTTTAGAGAAACGATGCTATTTTTGTGAACAAGAATTAAAAATGAACCAGCAACAAGCACCGGAATTGTATTTAGAGGTTTTACCAATTATAGAAATAGGCGATCGCTTTCAATTTAGTGACAATCACGATCAAGCTGTAGAATATGCTTTAAAAATGCGTCAATTCCCCCAAGAAGATTTGTTAATTGATTTATTTAATCAGGATAAATTAACAATGAAAGAGATGGAAGAATTAGGAAAAGCTGTTGCTGATTTCCATCTTAAATGCCCTACAAACGAGCAAATTTTAAAATTTGGGATTATTGCTCAAATTCGCCATTCTATTGATGGAAACTATCAAAAAACACAAAAATATATTGGCTGTTGTCAAACTCAAGACCAATATGAACAAACCAAACAATATACAGATAGCTTTTTTGAAACCCATGAAGCTATTTTTAAAAGTCGAATTGAAAACCGATGGATTCGAGAATGTCATGGAGACTTGCATTTAAAAAATATTTGTATTTATCAGGATAAAATATTACTGTTTGATCGAATTGAATTTAATCAAGAATTTCGGTTTGTAGATGTGATCTATGATGTCGCTTTTGTGGTCATGGATTTAGAAGGACGAGGACGGGCTGATTTAGGAAATCGATTTTTAAATACTTATATTGAACAAACCGGAGACTGGGAAGGATTACAATTATTACCCTTTTATTTAACTCGTCAAGCCTATGTGAGAGCCAAAGTCAATTCCTTAATCTTAGATGATCCAGCCATTGCTGAAGAACAAAAAGAAATAGCCAAACAAGAAGCCACCCAATATTATAAATTAGCATGGCAATATACTCGCAGATCTTCAGGAGGAATTGTGATGATGTCCGGCTTATCGGGGTCAGGAAAAAGCACAACCGCCCGCAAATTATCAAAACAATTAAATGCGATTCATATTCGTTCTGATGCGGTGCGAAAACACTTAGCAAATGTTCCTCTTTATGAAAAAGGAGAAGAAGAAATCTATACCCCAGAAATGACCGAAAAGACCTATAAACGACTATTAGAGTTAGGATTATTATTAGCAAAACAAGGATTTTGGGTAATTTTAGATGCCAAATATGATCAACAAGAACGACGGGGAGAAGTCATAGAAACCTGTAATACCCATCAATTACCCTTACAAATTGTTGAATGTACAGCACCAATGGATATTTTACAAGATCGTTTACAACAACGTCAGGGAGATATTGCTGACGCAACGGTAGATTTATTAACCTCTCAACAAGCAAAATCTCAACCCTTTACAGATTATGAAAAAAACTATCTGACAACCATTGATACCACTCAAAATATTGATCAGCAATGGAAAAAATTATATTAA